In one window of Bombus vancouverensis nearcticus chromosome 10, iyBomVanc1_principal, whole genome shotgun sequence DNA:
- the Ctl1 gene encoding choline transporter-like protein 1 has protein sequence MSCCSGDEDDEQRPEPTRVRGCTDIFWLCCFIVFWFLMILIAAFALVYGNPLRLINGYDSFGNTCGMKNNPKFGSMELSGQDTSDKPFLFFLDIHNVTQSLKICVKKCPDRNMTTMNDVCTFYKETGSQLCHDKPGNDLSACSNGNRKNKTGSCPGLPVYNSIPVLNRCIPKDLGETIIANLYGLINSWDIIEQILGDLYKTWREILSLSFLAFVLSLFMIAIFHLLASIVTWIVMILVSVTTIAGSVLLWWTYIEIKRTLDKTNPNQLLEESVRNERAFLAFSIIATIITVILLLLLSILSKRIGFMTALFKESAKCLAELPGLFFQPLLTFTALILFFAFWVTVILCLATANYPGTKSVQMYKNHIFDPLNFSLIREKSAYVEERKFDFSLDSFKTFTLVEYVDPTWVKYMWWVYIIGLIWTSEFIISCQDMVISGAVAHWYFRGKDASTSPVCSAMGNLVSYHLGSVACGSFLITLFKLPRLILTYLYAKFEKSKETSPCAQCGLKCCICCFYCLEKFIRYMNHNAYTVVAIEGTHFCNAAKIAFTALVSNALQIAVINGIGDFILFLGKCFVTAVTGSVGLLFMKQDPRLHFYAAPIFVICVFAFFIAHCIISLYETVIDTLFLCICEDKNLNGENGKWRQSALAQIGSNTSSNGQQSHELVPMNT, from the exons ATGTCTTGCTGTTCAGGAGATGAGGATGATGAACAACGGCCTGAGCCGACACGTGTGCGAGGATGCACAGATATTTTCTGGCTTTGTTGCTTTATAGTATTTTGGTTTCTTATG ATCTTAATAGCAGCTTTTGCTCTTGTTTATGGTAACCCTTTACGACTTATTAATGGATATGATAGCTTTGGAAACACTTGTGGTATGAAAAATAACCCAAAATTTGGTAGTATGGAATTATCTGGACAAGATACTAGCGATAAACC ATTTCTATTCTTTTTGGATATACATAATGTTACACAATCCTTAAAAATTTGTGTAAAGAAGTGTCCAGATCGAAATATGACAACAATGAATGatgtatgtacattttataaagaAACAGGATCTCAACTTTGTCATGACAAGCCAGGAAATGATCTAAGTGCTTGTAGTAAtggaaatagaaaaaataaaactGGTTCTTGTCCTGGGTTACCAGTGTATAATAGTATACCAGTTCTTAATCGTTGTATTCCTAAAGATCTGGGAGAAACTATAATTGCAAATTTATATGGCCTTATTAATTCTTGGGATATTATTGAACAAATTTTAGGAGATTTGTATAAAACATGGAGAGAGATTTTGTCTTTATCCTTCTTAGCTTTTG TTTTATCTCTCTTTATGATTGCCATATTTCATTTATTAGCAAGTATTGTAACATGGATTGTGATGATTCTTGTCAGTGTAACTACTATag CTGGAAGTGTATTATTATGGTGGAcatatatagaaattaaaagaaCTTTGGATAAAACTAATCCAAATCAGCTTTTAGAAGAATCTGTTAGAAATGAAAGAGCGTTTCTAGCTTTTTCTATTATTGCAACAATAATAACT gtcattttattattacttttaagCATATTAAGTAAACGTATTGGATTTATGACAGCATTATTCAAAGAAAGTGCTAAATGTTTGGCAGAATTACCAGGTTTATTTTTTCAACCCTTATTAACATTTACTGCTCTGATATTATTTTTTGCATTTTGGGTAACTGTAATTCTTTGCCTTGCAACAGCCA ATTATCCTGGAACAAAATCTGTACAGATGtataaaaatcatatatttgaTCCTCTAAATTTTAGtctaattagagaaaaaagtgCATATGTTGaagaaaggaaatttgactTTTCTCTTGACTCATTTAAAA CTTTCACACTTGTGGAATATGTAGACCCAACTTGGGTAAAATATATGTGGTGGGTGTATATCATAGGATTAATATGGACATCTGAATTCATTATTTCTTGCCAAGATATGGTGATATCAGGAGCTGTAGCTCACTGGTATTTCAG agGCAAAGACGCTAGTACATCCCCAGTATGCTCTGCTATGGGAAATTTAGTTAGTTATCACTTAGGTTCTGTAGCTTGTGGTTCATTTTTAATAACACTTTTTAAGTTACCTCGTTTGATCTTGACATATCTTTATGCTAA ATTCGAGAAAAGCAAAGAAACATCTCCATGTGCACAGTGTGGTTTAAAATGCTGCATATGCTGTTTTTATTGCttagaaaaatttattcgaTATATGAATCATAACGCATATACTGTAGTTGCCATTGAAGGAACACACTTTTGCAATGCAGCTAAAATC GCATTTACAGCTCTTGTTAGTAATGCTTTACAAATTGCGGTAATTAATGGAATAGgagattttattctatttttggGTAAATGTTTTGTCACTGCTGTAACGGGGAGTGTTGGATTGCTATTTATGAAACAGGATCCCAGATTACATTTTTATGCAGCACCAATTTTCGTTATCTGTgtttttgcattttttattgCTCATTGTATTATTTCTCTTTATGAG ACTGTAATAGATACACTGTTTCTTTGTATCTGTGAGGACAAGAATTTAAATGGAGAGAATGGAAAGTGGCGTCAGTCAGCATTAGCTCAAATTGGATCTAATACTAGTTCAAATGGACAACAATCACATGAATTAGTACCAATGAACACATAA
- the Hakai gene encoding E3 ubiquitin-protein ligase Hakai produces the protein MEEDSGKRMRGRTRGRARGRTRGRARGRSKKQVKVIESDEEDTPQQVEEAPTEVVGTELEEHEAPPTQQLPLEQQFDLEADISQLEAPTFTTINRGPPEPMLRLRWDHRVNLIGEKVLNPMIHCCDKCLKPILIYGRMIPCKHVFCLSCAKREDKVCPRCMEKVSRVEQTGLGTVFMCTHGGTRYGNAGCRRTYLSQRDLQAHINHRHISAPPQQVQGMQVDPPQYVHSKSEIESQLTKVSSVAMQNTRIKSVQSHMVQPIMGNDPRVNSMVNQTPVEHRQQHRPQALISMQNYSQNPAPPLPNNAPLRTNLITVPIQDTAMTTHDIHTQQSHHYYPPPPPQVNYGGYNVPPPVSQTQYYPQPQHPAQVSYVPPPPQQQQQYVSSTPNSIRPSPTGYIQDPSYGPPPPQQQAPPPQTQWSQHQQQFYR, from the exons ATGGAGGAAGATAGTGGTAAAAGAATGAGAGGCAGAACTCGTGGTAGAGCACGTGGTAGAACACGAGGGAGGGCTAGAGGAAGGTCTAAAAAACAAGTAAAG gTCATTGAAAGTGATGAAGAAGATACTCCTCAACAAGTAGAAGAAGCTCCAACAGAAGTTGTTGGAACAGAATTAGAAGAACATGAAGCTCCACCAACACAGCAGCTTCCTTTGGAGCAACAGTTTGACTTGGAAGCTGATATATCACAATTGGAAGCTCCAACTTTTACAACTATCAATAGAGGACCGCCTGAACCAATGCTACGTTTAAGATGGGATCACAGAGTAAATCTCATTGGAGAAAAAGTGTTAAATCCTATGATACATTGTTGTGATAAGTGTTTGAAACCAATTCTTATTTATGGACGCATG atACCTTGCAAACATGTATTTTGCTTATCTTGTGCCAAAAGGGAAGATAAAGTTTGTCCTCGTTGTATGGAAAAGGTTTCTAGAGTGGAACAAACTGGTTTGGGTACTGTGTTTATGTGTACACATGGAGGAACTAGATATGGAAATGCAGGTTGTAGAAGAACATACCTTAGTCAAAGAGATTTACAG GCTCATATAAATCATCGACATATATCAGCTCCACCACAGCAAGTTCAAGGAATGCAAGTTGATCCTCCTCAATATGTGCATTCTAAATCAGAGATAGAATCTCAATTAACAAAAGTTTCGTCGGTTGCTATGCAGAATACCCGCATAAAATCAGTGCAATCACATATGGTTCAACCCATAATGGGAAACGATCCTAGAGTGAATTCAATGGTCAATCAAACTCCAGTGGAGCATAGACAACAACATAGACCACAGGCATTAATATCAATGCAGAATTATTCTCAAAATCCTGCACCTCCACTGCCAAATAATGCTCCATTAAGAACAAATCTTATAACTGTACCTATTCAAGATACAGCTATGACAACACATGACATACACACGCAACAAAGTCATCATTATTatcctcctccacctccacaAGTTAATTATGGAGGATATAATGTGCCACCACCTGTTTCTCAAACACAATATTATCCGCAACCACAGCATCCTGCTCAAGTATCTTATGTGCCACCACCAccacaacaacaacagcaataTGTATCTTCTACACCAAATTCAATAAGGCCATCTCCAACAGGATATATACAAGATCCATCATATGGTCCACCACCTCCACAACAACAAGCTCCACCACCACAAACACAATGGTCACAGCATCAACAACAATTTTATAGGTAA
- the LOC117157776 gene encoding transmembrane protein 115 isoform X2, which translates to MAAIKGLGRNIPYLRQQFAALLGNTSTSVKFICIVVLFSYCLSFSTETVRVLSVTPGYLLPPVFWIWTAFTFCFLEIHFWEVCVDIVTVGLCGKLIEPLWGAMEMMTFFAIVNFGVAVLSALFYLFLYMCTNDPDLLFDIHIHGLTGYIAGVAVAVKQIMPDHILVKTPIGKITNRNIPLMVWVMGVILWLFGLLEGTHPTMFLSGLLISWIYLRFYQKHNNGTRGDMADNFTFASFFPNVLQPPIAVVSNTVHGFFVRVGICRKVVRRFDMSNAPPGLIINLPGIDPHDSERRRQIALKALSERLSKDHAKPWQQERAKKHSPVPPAVSIPIPDTATPKPLASPLIPQVLKYCISAAMFRR; encoded by the exons ATGGCAGCAATAAAGGGCCTGGGTAGAAATATCCCCTATCTGAGGCAACAATTTGCTGCCCTTTTAGGAAACACCAGTACTAGTGTTAAATTCATATGCATAGTCGTTCTGTTTTCCTATTGCCTTTCTTTCTCCACGGAAACGGTACGTGTATTGAGCGTAACACCAGGTTACCTACTGCCTCCAGTTTTTTGGATTTGGACTGCATTCACCTTCTGTTTCCTTGAGATACATTTCTGGGAAGTATGCGTGGATATTGTGACAGTAGGTCTTTGTGGCAAATTGATCGAACCACTATGGGGCGCGATGGAAATGATGACTTTCTTTGCTATCGTTAATTTTGGCGTCGCTGTATTATctgctttattttatttattcctttATATGTGCACCAACGATCCGGATCTGCTATTTGATATACACATTCATGGACTAACTGGATATATCGCAG GTGTTGCAGTAGCTGTAAAACAAATAATGCCAGATCATATTTTAGTTAAAACACCAATTGGAAAGATTACGAATAGGAATATACCATTAATGGTATGGGTTATGGGAGTGATATTATGGCTTTTTGGATTATTAGAAGGCACTCATCCAACTATGTTTCTTAGTGGTTTATTAATATCGTGGATATATCTTAGATTCTATCAAAAACATAACAATGGCACACGTGGTGATATGGCAGATAATTTCACATTTGCAag TTTCTTTCCAAATGTCTTACAACCACCAATAGCAGTTGTGAGTAACACGGTACATGGCTTTTTTGTACGAGTTGGAATTTGTAGAAAAGTAGTTAGAAGATTTGACATGTCCAATGCCCCACCTGGTCTCATTATAAATCTTCCTGGTATCGATCCACATGATAGTGAAAGAAGAAG GCAAATAGCATTAAAAGCCTTGAGTGAAAGATTGAGCAAGGATCATGCAAAACCATGGCAACAAGAAAGAGCTAAAAAACATTCTCCAGTACCTCCTGCAGTTTCAATCCCAATTCCTGATACTGCTACACCCAAGCCACTTGCATCTCCTCTCATTCCTCAA GTCCTGAAATACTGTATAAGTGCAGCAATGTTCCGTCGTTAA
- the LOC117157776 gene encoding transmembrane protein 115 isoform X1 — MAAIKGLGRNIPYLRQQFAALLGNTSTSVKFICIVVLFSYCLSFSTETVRVLSVTPGYLLPPVFWIWTAFTFCFLEIHFWEVCVDIVTVGLCGKLIEPLWGAMEMMTFFAIVNFGVAVLSALFYLFLYMCTNDPDLLFDIHIHGLTGYIAGVAVAVKQIMPDHILVKTPIGKITNRNIPLMVWVMGVILWLFGLLEGTHPTMFLSGLLISWIYLRFYQKHNNGTRGDMADNFTFASFFPNVLQPPIAVVSNTVHGFFVRVGICRKVVRRFDMSNAPPGLIINLPGIDPHDSERRRQIALKALSERLSKDHAKPWQQERAKKHSPVPPAVSIPIPDTATPKPLASPLIPQVSVNIHNHTSTNT; from the exons ATGGCAGCAATAAAGGGCCTGGGTAGAAATATCCCCTATCTGAGGCAACAATTTGCTGCCCTTTTAGGAAACACCAGTACTAGTGTTAAATTCATATGCATAGTCGTTCTGTTTTCCTATTGCCTTTCTTTCTCCACGGAAACGGTACGTGTATTGAGCGTAACACCAGGTTACCTACTGCCTCCAGTTTTTTGGATTTGGACTGCATTCACCTTCTGTTTCCTTGAGATACATTTCTGGGAAGTATGCGTGGATATTGTGACAGTAGGTCTTTGTGGCAAATTGATCGAACCACTATGGGGCGCGATGGAAATGATGACTTTCTTTGCTATCGTTAATTTTGGCGTCGCTGTATTATctgctttattttatttattcctttATATGTGCACCAACGATCCGGATCTGCTATTTGATATACACATTCATGGACTAACTGGATATATCGCAG GTGTTGCAGTAGCTGTAAAACAAATAATGCCAGATCATATTTTAGTTAAAACACCAATTGGAAAGATTACGAATAGGAATATACCATTAATGGTATGGGTTATGGGAGTGATATTATGGCTTTTTGGATTATTAGAAGGCACTCATCCAACTATGTTTCTTAGTGGTTTATTAATATCGTGGATATATCTTAGATTCTATCAAAAACATAACAATGGCACACGTGGTGATATGGCAGATAATTTCACATTTGCAag TTTCTTTCCAAATGTCTTACAACCACCAATAGCAGTTGTGAGTAACACGGTACATGGCTTTTTTGTACGAGTTGGAATTTGTAGAAAAGTAGTTAGAAGATTTGACATGTCCAATGCCCCACCTGGTCTCATTATAAATCTTCCTGGTATCGATCCACATGATAGTGAAAGAAGAAG GCAAATAGCATTAAAAGCCTTGAGTGAAAGATTGAGCAAGGATCATGCAAAACCATGGCAACAAGAAAGAGCTAAAAAACATTCTCCAGTACCTCCTGCAGTTTCAATCCCAATTCCTGATACTGCTACACCCAAGCCACTTGCATCTCCTCTCATTCCTCAAGTTAGTGTTAACATACATAATCATACTTCTACTAATACGTGA
- the LOC117157772 gene encoding uncharacterized protein LOC117157772, which translates to MPGVCPRCNREVYFAEEKLALGKVWHTFCFSCRNCRKLLNSCNVVTHLGELFCKNCYVRLSLSTANHEIKKVQHLPATLTISAKESLNYQCYDTENSIGNASLNRNQHYQSDKHRLRGGGSEAEETNVYFDKEKKHFLENECANLGVVNSMTTICDPSPSPNAITTWYNRQHSKFRSTLSLESQKNNDIAKDCRFEAQKQETDQSEPKILFSNNEVNITEAQLSIDKIQMTTINRNNKINKYDPVYEFSDISVIIPSRRKFAYPPVPPPRSPLPSRRRVLFHDVVFGNMRENHQNCITKMQDAHHRLRYNNDNRQEYNNTYDIWQADDSVGKNDGGYENVNVNHTEDSGRIHFEKSASECDEEDTISKCNDIEKNRGQDRCVKGNSESRTYRIMNEKDDASSKEDMMTYAHQSGPNSSLDENERMRGGCGGPCGTRLRPSCGTTKVETACLCRRDPSEQCRTAVTSCTTCSSNVQPVIERRCCCSSSLERPICKKPIFRCRQPCTVESQSCGGGGCCGGGCRGGCGKPGQMCLPAKSCVVPPCRPCSPCSPPRSCPQVICCCGPKSGNCCGNGGSTCCCRSKSPICRVRTRRCCSTDRAEPIDLGCCRPKTACDCFGGGLDCQRCGRKVYQAEMQIVSGIPFHNTCFSCYCCRKPLEPLTYQENCGEIYCKQCYVRNFGPQGYGYGVGPGTLQTPM; encoded by the exons ATGCCTGGAGTTTGTCCACGTTGTAATCGCGAGGTTTACTTCGCAGAAGAGAAATTAGCTCTTGGAAAAGTTTGGCATACGTTTTGTTTCTCTTGTC GTAATTGTCGAAAATTACTGAATAGTTGTAACGTCGTGACGCATCTCGGAGAATTATTTTGCAAGAATTGTTACGTTCGCCTGTCTTTGTCAACTGCGAATCATGAAATCAAAAAAGTACAGCACTTGCCTGCAACCTTAACAATTTCGGCAAAGGAATCATTAAATTACCAGTGTTATGACACAGAAAATTCAATCGGTAACGCGTCACTAAatagaaatcaacattatcaatcTGACAAGCATAGACTTCGCGGTGGAGGTAGCGAAGCCGAGGAGACAAACGTTTACTTTGACAAAGAGAAAAAGCATTTCTTAGAAAACGAGTGTGCAAATCTAGGTGTTGTTAATTCAATGACAACAATTTGCGACCCTTCACCCAGTCCTAACGCAATTACTACGTGGTACAATCGTCAACATTCTAAGTTCCGCAG TACGTTGTCTCTGGAGTCGCAGAAGAATAACGATATCGCGAAAGATTGTCGATTTGAAGCGCAGAAACAAGAAACAGATCAATCTGAACCAAAGATTTTGTTTAGTAATAATGAAGTCAACATTACAGAGGCTCAATTAAG CATAGATAAAATTCAAATGACCACTATCAAccggaataataaaattaacaaatacgACCCCGTGTACGAATTTAGTGACATTAGCGTCATTATTCCGTCAAGACGAAAATTTGCGTATCCGCCGGTACCACCGCCTCGCAGTCCGCTGCCTTCCCGACGACGAGTCTTGTTCCATGACGTCGTCTTCGGAAATATGCGCGAAAACCACCAGAATTGTATCACGAAAATGCAGGATGCTCATCATAGGCTCCGTTACAATAACGATAATAGACAGGAATATAATAATACTTACGATATTTGGCAAGCGGACGATTCGGTTGGTAAAAATGACGGCGGATACGAAAATGTTAACGTAAATCATACCGAAGATAGTGGCAGAATACATTTTGAAAAAAGCGCGTCAGAGTGCGACGAAGAAGATACGATAAGCAAATGCAATGACATCGAGAAGAATCGTGGGCAAGATCGTTGCGTCAAAGGCAATTCAGAGTCGCGCACATACAGAATAATGAACGAAAAAGACGATGCATCGTCGAAAGAAGACATGATGACGTACGCTCATCAAAGTGGCCCGAACTCATCACTTGATGAAAACGAACGAATGCGGGGAGGATGCGGTGGACCGTGCGGAACTCGCCTTAGACCTTCGTGTGGAACAACAAAAGTTGAAACTGCCTGTCTTTGCAGAA GAGATCCATCAGAACAATGTCGCACAGCTGTAACGTCCTGTACAACCTGCTCATCCAATGTTCAACCAGTTATTGAGAGACGTTGCTGTTGTTCATCATCGCTTGAACGGCCAATTTGCAAGAAACCGATTTTTAGATGTCGTCAACCGTGCACTGTAGAATCTCAAAGTTGTGGTGGAGGTGGATGTTGTGGAGGAGGATGTCGTGGTGGTTGTGGAAAACCTGGACAAATGTGTTTACCTGCGAAATCTTGCGTGGTACCACCTTGTCGTCCGTGTTCACCTTGTTCTCCACCACGATCGTGTCCTCAAGTAATTTGTTGTTGTGGTCCAAAAAGTGGAAATTGTTGTGGAAATGGAGGTAGCACATGCTGCTGCCG ATCAAAAAGTCCAATATGTCGAGTAAGAACCAGAAGGTGTTGTAGCACCGATAGAGCAGAACCCATTGACCTAGGATGTTGCCGACCGAAAACTGCATGCGACTGTTTTGGCGGAGGTCTTGATTGTCAGCGCTGTGGCCGAAAAGTGTATCAAGCTGAAATGCAG ATTGTGTCTGGTATACCGTTCCATAATACGTGCTTCAGCTGCTATTGCTGCAGAAAACCCTTGGAACCCTTAACGTATCAGGAGAATTGTGGGGAAATTTATTGCAAAC AATGTTACGTTCGAAATTTCGGACCTCAAGGATACGGATATGGTGTGGGTCCAGGTACATTACAAACTCCCAtgtag